From Deltaproteobacteria bacterium, the proteins below share one genomic window:
- a CDS encoding aminotransferase class V-fold PLP-dependent enzyme: MPAPPIYLDHQSTTPVDPRVVEAMAPWWTRDFGNAASRTHVFGWRAEAAVEAARATLARAVGAADPQEIVFTSGATESDNLALAGLARAQRGRGGHLVTVASEHPAVLDTARALAAEGFTLTELPVDGAGFVDPDDVGRALTDDTVLVSVMWANNEIGVLQPIEAIAERCRARGVAFHSDAAQAVGKVPVDAAAAGVDLLSFTAHKLYGPKGIGALRVRRGRPRLRLAPLLHGGGHEGGLRSGTLPVPLIVGFARAVELALAEREAEAARLAALRARLLDRLRAELDGVFVNGDLGRRLPGNLNVGFEGVDADGLLAALPELAISTGSACASARAERSHVLRALGRSDAELRASVRIGLGRGTGEAEIDAAADRLVAEVRAQRARRTPAARPA, translated from the coding sequence GTGCCTGCGCCGCCCATCTACCTCGACCACCAGTCCACCACGCCCGTCGATCCGCGCGTCGTCGAGGCGATGGCGCCCTGGTGGACGCGCGACTTCGGCAACGCCGCGAGCCGCACCCACGTCTTCGGCTGGCGCGCCGAGGCGGCCGTCGAGGCGGCGCGCGCGACGCTGGCGCGCGCCGTCGGCGCCGCCGATCCGCAGGAGATCGTGTTCACGAGCGGCGCCACCGAGAGCGACAACCTGGCGCTCGCCGGTTTGGCCCGCGCGCAGCGCGGGCGGGGCGGCCACCTCGTGACGGTGGCCAGCGAGCACCCCGCGGTCCTCGACACCGCGCGGGCGCTGGCGGCCGAGGGCTTCACGCTGACCGAGCTGCCGGTGGACGGCGCCGGCTTCGTCGATCCCGACGACGTCGGGCGGGCCCTCACGGACGACACGGTCCTGGTCTCGGTCATGTGGGCGAACAACGAGATCGGCGTGCTCCAGCCGATCGAGGCCATCGCCGAGCGCTGCCGCGCGCGCGGGGTGGCGTTCCACAGCGACGCCGCGCAGGCCGTCGGCAAGGTGCCGGTCGACGCGGCGGCGGCCGGCGTGGACCTGCTCTCCTTCACCGCCCACAAGCTCTATGGCCCGAAGGGCATCGGCGCGCTGCGCGTGCGGCGGGGCCGGCCGCGGCTGCGGCTCGCGCCGCTCCTGCACGGCGGCGGGCACGAGGGCGGCCTGCGCTCGGGCACGCTGCCGGTGCCCCTGATCGTCGGCTTCGCGCGGGCGGTGGAGCTGGCGCTCGCCGAGCGCGAGGCCGAGGCGGCCCGCCTCGCGGCGCTGCGCGCGCGGCTCCTCGATCGGCTGCGCGCGGAGCTCGACGGGGTGTTCGTGAACGGCGACCTCGGGCGGCGCCTGCCGGGCAACCTGAACGTGGGGTTCGAGGGTGTGGATGCCGACGGGCTGCTGGCGGCGCTCCCCGAGCTCGCGATCTCGACCGGCTCCGCCTGCGCCTCGGCACGCGCCGAGCGCAGCCACGTCCTGCGTGCCCTCGGCCGGTCGGATGCGGAGCTGCGGGCCTCGGTGCGGATCGGGCTCGGCCGGGGCACGGGCGAGGCCGAGATCGACGCCGCGGCCGATCGGCTCGTCGCGGAGGTCCGCGCACAGCGCGCGCGCCGCACACCGGCTGCGCGCCCCGCGTAG
- the cysC gene encoding adenylyl-sulfate kinase encodes MAEQKATNITWHQQTVARADRERLLGQKGVTIWLTGLSGSGKSTIAVAAEEALLRRGRLAYVLDGDNIRHGLNKNLGFSPADRTENIRRIGEVARLFTDAGVLVFTSFISPYRADRDLVRGLHDPGRFVEAYVAASVATCESRDVKGLYKKARAGEIPEFTGISAPYEAPERPELVLDTNRQTVEESVGQLVSFLEEKGYLSS; translated from the coding sequence ATGGCCGAGCAGAAGGCGACGAACATCACCTGGCACCAGCAGACGGTGGCGCGCGCGGACCGCGAGAGGCTGCTCGGGCAGAAGGGGGTGACGATCTGGCTGACCGGCCTCTCGGGCTCGGGCAAGAGCACCATCGCCGTCGCGGCCGAGGAGGCCCTGCTCCGCCGCGGCCGGCTCGCCTACGTGCTCGACGGCGACAACATCCGCCACGGCCTGAACAAGAACCTCGGCTTCTCGCCCGCCGACCGCACCGAGAACATCCGGCGGATCGGCGAGGTGGCCCGCCTCTTCACCGACGCCGGCGTGCTCGTCTTCACCTCGTTCATCTCGCCCTACCGCGCGGACCGCGACCTGGTGCGCGGCCTCCACGACCCGGGCCGCTTCGTCGAGGCCTACGTCGCCGCGAGCGTCGCGACCTGCGAGTCGCGCGACGTGAAGGGGCTCTACAAGAAGGCGAGGGCGGGCGAGATCCCGGAGTTCACCGGCATCTCGGCGCCCTACGAGGCGCCGGAGCGCCCGGAGCTGGTGCTCGACACCAATCGCCAGACCGTCGAGGAGAGCGTGGGCCAGCTCGTCTCGTTCCTGGAAGAGAAGGGCTACCTCTCGTCGTGA
- a CDS encoding tetratricopeptide repeat protein: MTSRLRRPLPVLAALATLATLGLAGCSTLLAPVRSQPDVVERPGAPAEYDYLVGRELELDGDLEGALAAYQRALAKDPASALLDRKVAEMLARAGRPDEAVAYAQRALELDPDDADLRVFLGTLHRLRRDVGAAEAVLLEPDGTPLDADSALLLYGLYADANRNEDALRTARWMVRADPTSLRSYFALARAYEKMDRHAEAERTLRQALKQHPDSLAVYSALARGRRQRGDRDGEIAIYREVLRVQPHHHPTLVALADAYLGLERWDDARRTLEEIERRHPEDLRSIVRLGYLDLEQKDYQAAAARFEKALADNPEQYEVYYLLGLVQRRADRLAEAQASFERVPPEHERWSDARLQIASMKEREDDFAGALAEAEAVRARAPSRQLDLYVASLRSKAGDFEGAVDFLEDLLERTPGDEDLLYNLGVVYGEAGRSEESLAYMRQVLAVSPDHPGALNYVGYTMAEQGRDLDEAERMVVRASEQRPDDGYITDSLGWIYYTRAKQMLDAGRVEEGRAMLERAVRELERAAQLTGGDPVISEHLGDAYLLLEDRARALRFYEEAVHLEPREAEQPKLREKLERLRRELAPR; this comes from the coding sequence GTGACGAGCCGGCTCCGCAGGCCGCTGCCCGTGCTCGCTGCGCTCGCGACGCTCGCGACCCTGGGCCTCGCGGGCTGCTCCACGCTGCTCGCTCCGGTCCGCTCCCAGCCCGACGTGGTGGAGCGCCCCGGTGCGCCGGCCGAGTACGACTATCTGGTCGGCCGCGAGCTCGAGCTCGACGGGGATCTCGAGGGGGCGCTGGCCGCCTACCAGCGGGCGCTGGCCAAGGATCCCGCGTCCGCGCTCCTCGATCGCAAGGTGGCGGAGATGCTGGCCCGGGCCGGACGCCCGGACGAAGCGGTGGCCTACGCGCAGCGCGCCCTCGAGCTCGACCCGGACGACGCCGACCTGCGCGTCTTCCTGGGCACCCTCCACCGCCTGCGCCGCGACGTCGGGGCCGCCGAGGCGGTGCTGCTCGAGCCCGACGGGACACCGCTCGACGCCGATTCGGCGCTGCTCCTCTACGGCCTCTACGCCGACGCCAATCGCAACGAGGACGCGCTGCGCACGGCGCGCTGGATGGTGCGCGCCGATCCGACCAGCCTGCGCTCGTACTTCGCGCTCGCGCGGGCCTACGAGAAGATGGACCGCCACGCCGAGGCCGAGCGGACCCTGCGCCAGGCGCTGAAGCAGCATCCGGACAGCCTGGCCGTCTACTCGGCGCTGGCGCGGGGTCGCCGCCAGCGCGGTGACCGCGACGGCGAGATCGCGATCTACCGCGAGGTGCTGCGCGTCCAGCCCCACCACCACCCGACGCTGGTGGCCCTGGCCGACGCCTACCTCGGGCTCGAGCGCTGGGACGACGCGCGCCGCACGCTCGAGGAGATCGAGCGGCGCCATCCCGAGGACCTGCGCTCGATCGTCCGGCTCGGCTACCTCGACCTCGAGCAGAAGGACTACCAGGCCGCGGCGGCGCGCTTCGAGAAGGCGCTCGCGGACAACCCCGAGCAGTACGAGGTGTACTACCTGCTCGGGCTGGTCCAGCGGCGCGCGGATCGGCTCGCCGAGGCGCAGGCCAGCTTCGAGCGCGTGCCGCCCGAGCACGAGCGCTGGTCCGACGCGCGGCTCCAGATCGCCTCGATGAAGGAGCGGGAGGACGATTTCGCGGGTGCGCTCGCCGAGGCGGAGGCGGTGCGCGCGCGCGCGCCCTCGCGCCAGCTCGACCTCTACGTCGCGAGCCTGCGCTCGAAGGCGGGCGACTTCGAGGGGGCGGTGGACTTCCTGGAGGACCTGCTCGAGCGGACGCCGGGCGACGAGGACCTGCTCTACAACCTCGGGGTCGTGTACGGCGAGGCGGGCCGCAGCGAGGAGTCGCTGGCCTACATGCGCCAGGTACTCGCCGTGAGCCCCGATCATCCGGGCGCCCTCAACTACGTGGGCTACACGATGGCGGAGCAGGGCCGGGACCTCGACGAGGCCGAGCGCATGGTGGTGCGCGCGAGCGAGCAGAGGCCCGACGACGGCTACATCACCGACAGCCTGGGCTGGATCTACTACACGCGCGCGAAGCAGATGCTCGATGCCGGGCGCGTCGAGGAGGGCCGCGCGATGCTCGAGCGGGCGGTCCGCGAGCTCGAGCGCGCGGCGCAGCTCACCGGCGGCGACCCGGTGATCTCCGAGCACCTGGGCGACGCCTACCTGCTGCTCGAGGACCGCGCCCGCGCGCTGCGCTTCTACGAGGAGGCCGTCCACCTCGAGCCGCGCGAGGCCGAGCAGCCGAAGCTGCGCGAGAAGCTCGAGCGCCTGCGCCGGGAGCTCGCGCCCCGGTGA